From a single Brassica napus cultivar Da-Ae chromosome C9, Da-Ae, whole genome shotgun sequence genomic region:
- the LOC106399372 gene encoding NAC domain-containing protein 59-like, whose protein sequence is MDSEVSRTGEITKDSEQTDLPPGFRFHPTDEELISYYLRPKVLNTFFSAIAIGEVDLNKVEPWDIPWKAKIEEKEWYFFCLRDRKYPTGLRTNRATKAGYWKATGKDKEIFKEKSLVGMKKTLVFYKGRAPKGVKTNWVMHEYRLEGKYAIDNNHKTAKNEWVISRIFQKQADGKKMHISSLMKLGSGINQFEPVGLPPLMDSSPYLKSGGGDTFAWSLSHVPCFSDQTTEDKSHLSESRDECNFTIFGSSSTHFISRISVHRRTN, encoded by the exons ATGGATAGCGAGGTATCAAGAACCGGGGAGATAACAAAAGATTCGGAGCAGACTGATTTACCACCTGGCTTTAGATTTCACCCAACAGATGAAGAACTCATAAGTTACTATCTGAGACCAAAGGTTCTAAACACCTTCTTCTCCGCTATAGCCATTGGTGAAGTTGATCTCAATAAGGTTGAACCATGGGACATACCAT GGAAGGCTAAGATTGAGGAAAAAGAGTGGTACTTCTTCTGCTTAAGAGATCGGAAATACCCGACCGGTTTAAGGACGAACCGGGCTACTAAGGCCGGTTATTGGAAAGCTACAGGCAAAGACAAAGAGATCTTCAAAGAAAAATCTCTTGTTGGTATGAAGAAAACTTTGGTTTTCTACAAAGGAAGAGCTCCTAAAGGAGTAAAAACCAATTGGGTCATGCATGAATATCGCCTAGAAGGCAAATATGCAATCGACAATAATCATAAAACTGCTAAG AACGAATGGGTTATTAGTAGAATTTTCCAGAAACAAGCAGATGGTAAGAAGATGCATATCTCCAGTTTAATGAAGCTCGGTTCAGGGATCAACCAATTTGAACCGGTCGGTTTACCTCCCCTGATGGATTCTTCTCCATACCTCAAGAGCGGAGGAGGAGACACTTTCGCCTGGTCGTTGTCTCACGTGCCATGCTTCTCCGACCAAACAACCGAGGACAAGAGTCACCTCTCCGAGTCAAGAGATGAATGTAACTTTACCATATTTGGTTCTTCATCGACTCACTTCATCTCCAGGATTTCAGTACATCGGAGAACGAATTAA
- the LOC106399371 gene encoding phosphate transporter PHO1 homolog 9, producing MKFGKEYETQMIQEWREAYMDYRSLKAIVKQILRHHQKKQQQQRPPPLPSQQNGETAPSLQPNGGVNQVGEETGPTGLSRTISLYRAFSGLTNRSRGSPKKSHKQNNPLSSKRHHHYHLFDDDEDQVILINEDKTGTYTTTFLCSAEEGGDMDVQFFRRLDGEFNKVLRFYKQKVESVMEEADELSRQLNVLIALRVKVENPNIVFPNISAVSSASSSPHSTPRTPATSPLQVIKEVEQKEHKKDKKVYKPAPVEILDHIKIKIEAETPLQTLKSMIMGLTSQQNFSKVELKGAEELMSRAFVEFYQKLRFLKSYCFLNQLAFSKILKKYDKTTSRNTSKPYLNTVDHSYLGSCDEVSRLMSRVEATFIKHFANGNHRDGMKSLRPKTKREKHRVTYCLGFLSGCAAALAISIAVVVHIRGIAKSEGRHQYMENIFPLYSLLGFVAVHLFMFAGNIYFWGRYRVNYPFIFGFEHGTDLGYREVLLVGAGLAVLTFGGVLSNLDMEMDPRTKSFSVITELVPLALLFCLLTVSFCPFDIIYRASRYFFIGSVIRCVLSPLYKVILPDFFLADQLTSQVQAFRSLLFYVCYYGWAGDFKKRTHECYESDIYKKLYLVVAIVPYWFRFAQCVRRLVEERDKNQGLNALKYLSTILAVATRTIFEMQKGRYLLTVAVATSTIATLFNTYWDIFMDWGLMNPNSKNPWLRDKLLIPHKSTYFIVMVVNVVLRLAWMQTVLGIREAPFLHKRALVAVVAILEIIRRGIWNFFRLENEHLNNVGKYRAFKSVPLPFQEAGGNKSM from the exons ATGAAGTTTGGAAAAGAATACGAGACGCAGATGATCCAAGAATGGCGAGAAGCTTACATGGATTACCGTTCTCTCAAAGCCATCGTCAAACAGATCCTCCGTCACcaccaaaaaaaacaacaacaacaacgtcCACCTCCTCTTCCTTCTCAACAAAACGGAGAGACCGCACCGTCGCTCCAACCCAACGGCGGCGTAAACCAAGTCGGAGAGGAAACCGGTCCAACAGGGTTATCAAGAACCATATCTCTCTACCGCGCATTTAGCGGTCTGACCAACCGATCCAGAGGCTCCCCGAAGAAATCacacaaacaaaacaatccTCTAAGCAGCAAACGCCACCACCATTACCATCTCTTCGACGACGACGAGGATCAAGTCATTCTCATCAACGAAGACAAGACGGGAACCTACACGACGACGTTTCTATGCTCAGCTGAGGAAGGAGGAGATATGGACGTTCAGTTTTTCAGGCGGCTTGATGGAGAGTTCAACAAGGTGTTGAGATTCTATAAGCAGAAAGTGGAGAGTGTTATGGAGGAAGCAGATGAGCTTAGTAGACAACTAAACGTTTTGATCGCTCTTAGGGTTAAAGTTGAGAATCCAAACATTGTTTTTCCCAACATTAGTGCTGTCTCTAGTGCTAGTTCTTCTCCACATTCAACCCCTAGGACTCCAG CCACTTCACCACTGCAAGTGATCAAAGAAGTGGAACAAAAGGAACAcaagaaagacaagaaagtcTACAAACCTGCTCCAGTGGAAATATTGGATCATATAAAGATCAAGATCGAAGCGGAAACTCCATTGCAAACTCTTAAAAGCATGATCATGGGTCTCACAAGCCAGCAAAACTTCAGCAAAGTTGAGCTTAAGGGAGCTGAGGAGCTTATGAGCCGCGCTTTTGTTGAGTTCTACCAGAAACTTAGGTTCCTAAAGAGTTATTG CTTCTTGAATCAGTTGGCATTTTCAAAGATATTAAAGAAGTATGACAAG ACTACTTCGAGGAATACATCGAAGCCTTATCTAAACACAGTGGACCATTCTTATTTAGGCAGCTGCGATGAG GTCTCGAGGCTCATGTCAAGAGTGGAAGCCACGTTTATTAAACATTTCGCCAATGGAAATCACCGAGACGGGATGAAATCTTTAAGGCCTAAAACTAAGAGGGAGAAACACAGAGTCACATACTGCCTCG GCTTCTTGTCTGGTTGCGCTGCGGCTCTCGCAATTTCAATAGCCGTTGTTGTACATATAAGAGGCATAGCAAAAAGCGAAGGCAGACATCAGTATATGGAGAACATCTTCCCTCTTTACAG CTTGTTGGGGTTCGTTGCGGTTCATCTGTTTATGTTTGCAGGAAACATATACTTTTGGGGTAGATATAGAGTAAACTACCCGTTTATCTTTGGTTTTGAGCATGGGACCGATCTAGGTTATAGAGAAGTTCTTCTGGTTGGCGCTGGTCTAGCTGTTCTAACATTCGGAGGAGTACTCTCTAATCTCGACATGGAAATGGATCCAAGAACCAAAAGTTTTAGTGTCATCACGGAGCTAGTTCCTTTAGCTCTTCTCTTC TGCTTGTTGACGGTCTCTTTCTGTCCATTCGATATAATATATCGGGCAAGCCGATATTTCTTCATCGGATCCGTCATCCGCTGTGTTCTAAGCCCGCTCTATAAG GTTATTCTCCCGGACTTCTTTCTCGCAGATCAATTAACGAGCCAG GTGCAAGCATTTAGAAGCTTATTGTTTTATGTTTGCTATTATGGATGGGCCGGAGATTTCAAGAAACGAACACATGAATGCTATGAGAGTGACATTTATAAAAAACTCTACCTTGTCGTTGCCATAGTTCCTTACTGGTTCCGCTTTGCTCAG TGTGTAAGGAGGTTGGTAGAGGAGAGAGACAAAAATCAGGGCCTAAACGCGCTAAAGTATCTCTCGACTATATTGGCGGTTGCGACTAGGACAATCTTCGAGATGCAGAAAGGGAGGTACTTGCTTACTGTGGCTGTAGCCACGTCGACCATTGCCACATTGTTCAATACATACTGGGACATTTTCATGGATTGGGGTCTCATGAACCCCAACTCCAAAAACCCTTGGCTTCGTGACAAACTCTTAATCCCTCACAAAAGCACATACTTCATTGTCATG GTGGTGAATGTGGTGCTGAGGCTGGCTTGGATGCAGACGGTTCTTGGGATTAGAGAAGCTCCATTTTTGCACAAAAGAGCTTTGGTTGCTGTTGTTGCCATCTTAGAGATTATTCGTCGTGGCATTTGGAACTTTTTCAG GTTGGAGAATGAGCATTTGAACAATGTGGGGAAGTACAGAGCCTTCAAGTCTGTACCTTTGCCTTTTCAAGAAGCTGGAGGAAACAAGAGCATGTAA
- the LOC106363999 gene encoding transmembrane emp24 domain-containing protein p24delta11, translated as MCENLFVRKIHLNITKCISDDIKINYMTVGNYSIVNPNEALHLPASHKIYVTVTSPKGHSQHHAENVESGKFVFTAMESGDYTTCFVSPGFRPPAKFAVDFEWKSGVEAKDWTTIAKRGQINMLEVEVRKLLDVTESIHDEMFELREREREMQELNRSTNSRMAALSLLSFVFTLSVAGLQLWHLKSFLERKKLL; from the exons ATGTGTGAAAATTTATTTGTCAGAA AAATCCACTTAAATATTACCAAATGCATCTCCGACGacatcaaaataaattatatgacTGTAGGAAATTACTCCATCGTCAATCCCAACGAAGCTCTCCATCTTCCTGCTTCCCACAAAATCTATGTTACT GTGACGTCGCCTAAAGGGCACAGTCAGCATCATGCAGAAAATGTGGAGTCTGGAAAATTCGTGTTTACGGCGATGGAAAGCGGCGATTACACAACGTGTTTTGTGTCTCCCGGTTTTAGACCTCCGGCCAAGTTCGCAGTTGATTTCGAGTGGAAAAGTGGCGTGGAGGCTAAAGATTGGACCACCATCGCCAAGAGAGGCCAGATCAAC ATGCTGGAGGTGGAGGTGAGGAAACTACTAGACGTGACGGAATCTATACACGACGAAATGTTTGAACTCCGGGAGAG GGAACGGGAAATGCAGGAGCTAAATCGATCGACAAACTCAAGAATGGCGGCTCTAAGTTTACTGTCATTCGTGTTTACGCTGTCGGTCGCTGGTCTACAACTATGGCATCTCAAGTCATTCTTGGAAAGGAAGAAGCTTCTCTAA
- the BNAC09G02000D gene encoding uncharacterized protein At5g39570, producing the protein MPYYTKDDADVDDFDEYDPTPYSGGYDITVTYGRSLPPSEENCYPLSSLSGDAFEYQRPVFSSSHEPSAYDNQALNTEYSSYARPKTKHGSGYGGRKENEGDYKKSSRNDDDDVDKKESQDHKKYSGKNTDDEKSKTKEKNKDKKKDDDDYEKKKKDKKQYKDHHDDEYDEKKKKKDHYDNDDEKKKKDHYDNDDEKKKKDYRDGYDEKKKKKDHHDSDDEKSKKKKDHYKHNKGHREYDD; encoded by the exons ATGCCGTACTACACCAAAGACGACGCTGACGTGGATGACTTCGACGAGTACGATCCAACACCGTATAGCGGAGGCTATGACATCACCGTGACGTACGGCCGCTCACTCCCGCCGTCCGAAGAGAATTGTTACCCTCTCTCGTCTCTCTCCGGTGACGCCTTTGAGTACCAGAGGCCCGTGTTCTCTTCCAGCCACGAGCCTTCTGCTTATGACAACCAGGCTCTCAACACTGAGTACAGTAGCTATGCCCGACCCAAAACCAAGCATGGATCTGGATACGGTGGAAGAAAGGAGAACGAGGGAGATTACAAGAAATCAAGTcgcaatgatgatgatgatgttgataAGAAAGAGAGCCAAGACCACAAAAAATAC AGTGGCAAGAACACTGATGATGAGAAGAGCAAGACGAAGGAGAAGAACAAGGATAAAAAGAAAGATGACGATGAttatgagaagaagaaaaaggacaAGAAACAATACAAGGACCATCATGATGATGAGTATgatgagaaaaagaagaagaaggaccaTTATGACAATGATgatgagaaaaagaagaaggatcaTTATGACAATgatgatgagaagaagaagaaagactaTCGTGATGGTTAtgatgaaaagaagaagaagaaggaccaTCATGACAGTGATGATGAgaagagtaagaagaagaaggatcaCTACAAACACAACAAGGGACATCGTGAATACGATGACTAA
- the LOC106399823 gene encoding pectinesterase 31, whose protein sequence is MSLERMATSRTVTVAQDGSGDYCSVQDAVDSVPIGNTCRTVICLSPGIYRQPVYVAKKKNFITLAGIFPETTVLTWNNTASKNEHHQEARVIGKGTFASGTVIVEGDDFIAENITFENSSPQGSGQAVAVRVSADRCAFYNCRFLSWQDTLYLHSRKQYLKDCYIEGSVDFIFGNSTALLEHCHIHCKSPGYITAQSRKSPQESTGYVFLRCVITGNGESGYMYLGRPWRPFGRVVFAYTYMDACIRNVGWHNWGNEDNEESACFYEYRCFGPGSCLSERVTWWRELMDEEVGQFLHYCFVDPDQDRPWLCPRTGGRTPCSA, encoded by the exons ATGAGTTTGGAGAGAATGGCGACGAGTCGAACGGTGACGGTTGCGCAGGATGGTTCCGGCGACTACTGCTCTGTTCAGGACGCAGTTGACTCTGTTCCTATTGGAAACACGTGTCGGACTGTGATCTGTCTCTCACCGGGGATTTACCGACAGCCGGTGTACGTGGCCAAGAAGAAAAACTTCATCACTTTAGCCGGAATCTTCCCGGAAACAACCGTTCTTACTTGGAACAATACGGCTTCCAAGAATGAGCATCACCAG GAGGCTAGAGTCATCGGGAAGGGAACGTTTGCGTCCGGGACTGTTATTGTCGAAGGAGATGACTTTATTGCAGAGAATATTACTTTTGAGAACTCTTCTCCTCAG GGATCAGGGCAAGCTGTTGCGGTAAGAGTCAGTGCAGACCGTTGTGCCTTTTATAACTGTCGGTTTCTCAGCTGGCAG GATACTTTGTATTTGCATAGTAGGAAACAATATTTGAAAGACTGCTACATTGAGGGAAGCGTGGATTTCATATTTGGAAACAGCACCGCACTCTTGGAACACTGCCATATCCACTGCAAATCTCCGGGTTATATAACAGCACAGAGCCGAAAATCGCCTCAGGAATCTACTGGTTACGTATTCCTAAG ATGTGTGATCACGGGCAATGGTGAGAGTGGGTACATGTACCTCGGAAGGCCATGGAGACCATTTGGGAGAGTGGTCTTTGCGTACACTTACATGGATGCATGTATCAGAAATGTTGGTTGGCATAACTGGGGAAACGAAGATAATGAGGAGAGTGCTTGCTTTTATGAGTACAG GTGCTTTGGTCCGGGTAGTTGTTTGTCTGAACGGGTTACGTGGTGGAGAGAACTGATGGATGAAGAAGTTGGACAGTTTTTACATTATTGTTTTGTGGATCCGGATCAGGACCGGCCTTGGTTGTGTCCGAGAACGGGAGGCCGGACACCTTGCTCGGCGTAA
- the LOC106397382 gene encoding vesicle transport v-SNARE 13 → MSRVFEGYERQYCEISANLSKKCTSAIALDGEQKKQKLSEIKSGVEDAETLIKKMDLEVRSLPPSVKSSLLVKLREYKSDLNNFKTEVKRITSGHLNASARDELLEAGMADTVTASADQRSRLMMSTDRLGRTTDRIKDSRKTMLETEELGVSILQDLHGQRQSLLRAHETLHGVDDNVGKSKKILTAMTRRMNRNKWTIGAIITVLVLAIIFILYFKLTR, encoded by the exons ATGAGTCGCGTGTTCGAAGGATACGAGAGGCAATACTGTGAGATTTCTGCAAATCTCTCCAAGAAATGTACTTCAGCTATTGCTCTTGATGGAG AACAAAAGAAGCAGAAGCTGTCTGAAATCAAATCCGGAGTTGAGGATGCGGAAACATTG ATTAAGAAGATGGACCTTGAGGTGAGAAGCCTTCCACCAAGTGTTAAATCCAGCCTCCTTGTGAAACTAAGAGAATACAAATCAGACCTGAATAACTTCAAGACTGAAGTGAAGAGAATTACTTCTGGGCACCTAAACGCATCTGCTCGAGACGAGTTGCTAGAAGCTGGTATGGCAGACACTGTGACG GCTTCAGCTGATCAAAGATCGAGATTGATGATGTCAACAGACCGTTTAGGCAGAACCACAGACAGAATCAAGGACAGCCGGAAAACGATGCTGGAGACTGAGGAGCTTGGTGTTTCAATCCTTCAGGATTTGCATGGACAGAGACAGTCTCTTTTACGCGCACATGAGACGCTTCATGGAGTTGATGATAACGTGGGGAAGAGCAAGAAGATATTGACAGCAATGACGAGGAGGATGAATAGGAACAAGTGGACCATTGGGGCTATCATCACGGTCCTTGTCCTTGCTATTATCTTCATCTTGTATTTCAAACTCACCAGGTGA
- the LOC106397521 gene encoding chorismate mutase 1, chloroplastic: MESSLLSMRSSCYSPAIGFLDHRRVLPPPQLSKPSFSVLSSLPPSKPPRYRTSSVHAVTTLNGYESTRKKRVDESESLTLEGIRNSLIRQEDSIIFGLLERAKYCYNEDTYDTTAFDMDGFKGSLVEYMVKGTETLHAKVGRFQSPDEHPYFPADLPEPMLPPLQYPKVLHFAADSININKKIWNMYFRDLLPRLVRKGDDGNYGSTAVCDAICLQSLSKRIHYGKFVAEAKFQASPEAYESAIKAQDKVALMDMLTFPTVEEAVKKRVEMKTRTYGQEVKVGIEEKEEEVDESHVYKISPILVGHLYGDWIMPLTKEVQVEYLLRRLD; this comes from the exons ATGGAGTCGTCACTGTTGTCGATGAGATCATCTTGTTACTCCCCTGCGATTGGGTTCCTCGACCATCGACGCGTGCTACCCCCTCCTCAGTTATCCAAACCTTCCTTCTCtgtcctctcttctcttcctcccTCAAAGCCACCACGCTACAGAACAAGCTCCGTTCACGCCGTCACGACCCTCAACGGGTACGAATCAACAAGAAAGAAACGAGTGGACGAAAGCGAGAGCTTAACTCTCGAAGGCATACGAAACTCTTTGATCCGACAAGAGGACAGTATTATATTCGGTCTGCTGGAGAGAGCCAAGTACTGTTACAACGAAGATACATATGATACCACTGCTTTCGACATGGATGGATTCAAAGGCTCTCTGGTTGAGTACATGGTCAAAGGCACTGAGACGCTTCACGCTAAG GTTGGTAGGTTCCAGAGCCCTGATGAACATCCTTACTTCCCTGCGGATTTGCCAGAGCCTATGTTGCCTCCTCTCCAGTACCCGAAg GTTTTGCATTTTGCTGCTGACTCGATCAACATAAACAAGAAGATATGGAACATGTACTTTAGAGACCTTCTCCCAAGATTAGTGAGGAAAGGGGATGATGGTAACTACGGTTCAACAGCTGTATGTGACGCTATCTGCCTTCAG TCTCTTTCAAAGAGGATCCATTATGGTAAGTTTGTGGCAGAGGCCAAGTTCCAAGCGTCGCCTGAGGCATATGAGTCCGCCATCAAAGCACAA GATAAGGTTGCGTTGATGGATATGCTGACGTTCCCGACGGTGGAGGAGGCGGTGAAGAAGAGAGTTGAGATGAAAACACGAACATACGGGCAAGAAGTGAAAGTGGGCatagaggagaaagaagaagaggttgATGAGTCTCATGTTTACAAAATCAGTCCTATCTTGGTGGGGCACTTGTATGGAGATTGGATTATGCCTTTGACAAAAGAAGTTCAAGTGGAGTACTTGCTCAGAAGATTAgactga